A portion of the Nitrospira sp. genome contains these proteins:
- a CDS encoding multidrug efflux RND transporter permease subunit: MTRFFIDRPIVAIVISILLVLLGGISIFRLPVAQFPKIAPPEVMLQGTYVGADAITVEQSVATPLEQQMSGVDRMLYMYSINGSNGQTTLRVDFDVATEPNVDQLLAHMRYAQAEPQLPQEVRKYGVTIRKSFGIPLVLFALHSPRDTYDARFLANYAYINLSDPLARDPGVGQITIFGAGQYAMRLWVHPDLLAKMGVTVKDILQALKQQNVVTPLGQIGAEPVPEGQEFTYTVRTDGRLVSEEEFANIIIRANSDGSFVRLRDVGRAELGAQLYNFVSRLNGKPTAVIAVYQLPGSNAIETVDRLKRKMDEMKGRFPDDLDYVVSLDTTLAVTEGLHEIFTTLWEAIVLVILVVFLFLQSWRATLIPLLAVPVSLIGTFAIFPLLGFSINTLSLFGLVLAIGLVVDDAIVVVEAVEHHIEQGMGPREATLKAMEEVAGPVVAIALILAAVFVPTAFIPGITGRLYQQFAVTIAVSVLLSAVNALTLSPALAALLLKPKVPMGGLLGRFFGWFNGAFARLTDRYVGWCGGLMQKAGRTLLGLAVVTVVAGLLGARLPGGFIPLEDTGYFLLNVQLPAAASLQRTDAVMKKVDAVLAETPGVEFYTTVAGYGVLSQTFTTYNAVVFVALKPWEDRKTAEQKYRAILVGLNTRLSRMPEAIAFAFPPPAIPGVGNSGGVTFILEDRSGGTFELLAAQTERFLDAASKRPEMARVVTTLIAGTPQWFAEVDRDKALKQGVALGDVYQTLQAFMGGALVNYFNRFGRLWQVYVEAESEYRTKAEQVGQFYVQNNQGQMVPLSTLVTMRPINGPEFTMRYNEYRSAQINAMPAPGYSTREVMAALETVFRETMPKEMGFDYMGMSYQEKVAAESVPAAVIFGFSLLFVFLILAAQYESWALPISVLLATPISVFGAFAALWAIGLENDVYSQIGLVMLIGLSAKNAILIVEFAKMEVEKGRSIVEAALAGARLRLRPILMTAFAFILGVLPLVLASGAGAHARVILGFTVLGGMLAASLLAILVIPVLYYMVERYAAGRRVGASTIMPVVIAEPVKGGH, encoded by the coding sequence ATGACGAGATTCTTCATCGACCGTCCGATCGTGGCGATCGTCATCTCGATCCTTCTGGTCTTGCTGGGCGGGATCTCGATTTTCAGGCTGCCAGTCGCGCAGTTCCCTAAAATCGCGCCCCCGGAAGTGATGCTGCAGGGCACCTACGTCGGCGCCGATGCCATCACAGTCGAACAGTCGGTAGCCACGCCGCTCGAACAGCAGATGAGCGGGGTCGATCGCATGCTCTACATGTATTCGATCAACGGCAGCAACGGACAGACGACCCTCAGGGTGGATTTCGACGTCGCCACGGAACCCAATGTCGACCAGTTGCTGGCCCACATGCGCTACGCGCAGGCGGAACCGCAATTGCCGCAGGAAGTCCGCAAGTACGGGGTCACGATCCGCAAGTCGTTCGGCATCCCGCTCGTGCTGTTCGCGCTCCACTCGCCCCGCGACACCTATGACGCCCGGTTTTTGGCGAACTACGCCTATATCAACCTGTCCGATCCGCTGGCGCGCGATCCCGGCGTCGGACAGATCACGATCTTCGGCGCGGGCCAGTATGCGATGCGCCTGTGGGTGCATCCGGACCTATTGGCCAAGATGGGCGTGACGGTCAAAGACATCTTGCAGGCGTTGAAACAGCAAAATGTCGTGACCCCGCTCGGCCAGATCGGAGCGGAGCCGGTTCCCGAGGGCCAGGAATTCACGTACACCGTCCGCACCGACGGCCGCCTGGTCAGCGAAGAGGAGTTCGCGAATATCATCATCAGGGCCAACAGCGACGGCTCGTTCGTCCGGCTGCGTGATGTCGGTCGCGCCGAACTGGGCGCGCAGCTCTATAACTTTGTGTCGCGCTTGAACGGAAAACCGACGGCGGTGATTGCGGTCTATCAGCTGCCGGGCTCCAATGCGATCGAGACGGTGGACCGACTGAAGCGCAAAATGGACGAGATGAAGGGGCGGTTTCCGGACGATCTGGACTACGTGGTGTCGCTGGACACGACGTTGGCGGTGACGGAAGGGCTGCACGAGATCTTCACGACGCTGTGGGAAGCGATCGTGTTAGTGATCCTGGTGGTGTTTCTGTTTTTGCAGAGCTGGCGGGCGACGCTGATCCCGCTCTTGGCGGTGCCGGTGTCGCTGATCGGGACGTTTGCGATCTTTCCGCTGCTGGGCTTCTCCATTAATACGCTTTCGTTATTCGGCCTGGTGCTGGCGATCGGCTTGGTGGTGGATGATGCGATCGTGGTGGTGGAGGCGGTGGAGCATCATATTGAACAGGGGATGGGGCCGCGGGAGGCGACGCTGAAGGCGATGGAGGAGGTGGCGGGGCCGGTGGTGGCGATTGCGTTGATCTTGGCGGCGGTGTTTGTGCCGACGGCGTTTATTCCGGGGATTACGGGGCGGCTGTACCAGCAGTTTGCGGTGACGATTGCGGTGTCGGTGCTGCTGTCGGCGGTGAATGCGTTGACGTTGAGTCCGGCGCTGGCGGCATTGTTGCTGAAGCCGAAGGTGCCGATGGGGGGCTTGCTGGGCCGGTTCTTTGGATGGTTCAACGGGGCGTTCGCGCGGCTGACGGATCGGTATGTGGGGTGGTGCGGGGGGTTGATGCAGAAGGCGGGGCGGACGCTGCTGGGCTTGGCGGTGGTGACCGTGGTGGCCGGGCTGCTCGGCGCCCGCCTGCCCGGCGGGTTCATTCCGTTGGAAGATACCGGTTACTTCCTGCTCAATGTCCAATTGCCCGCCGCCGCGTCTCTTCAACGGACGGACGCGGTCATGAAAAAGGTCGATGCGGTGCTGGCCGAGACTCCCGGTGTCGAATTCTACACGACCGTCGCGGGCTACGGCGTGCTGAGCCAGACCTTCACGACCTATAATGCCGTCGTGTTCGTGGCCTTGAAGCCGTGGGAAGACCGGAAAACCGCCGAGCAAAAGTACCGGGCGATTCTCGTCGGATTGAACACACGATTGAGCCGGATGCCCGAGGCCATCGCCTTCGCCTTTCCTCCTCCGGCCATCCCAGGCGTCGGCAATTCCGGAGGCGTGACGTTCATCTTGGAGGACCGCTCCGGCGGGACGTTCGAATTGCTTGCCGCCCAGACCGAGCGGTTCTTGGACGCGGCATCGAAGCGGCCCGAGATGGCCAGGGTGGTGACCACGTTGATTGCCGGGACGCCGCAGTGGTTTGCCGAGGTGGATCGCGATAAGGCGCTCAAGCAGGGCGTGGCGTTGGGCGACGTCTACCAGACGCTGCAGGCCTTCATGGGCGGCGCACTGGTGAACTACTTCAACCGGTTCGGCCGTCTCTGGCAAGTCTACGTCGAAGCGGAGTCGGAATATCGGACCAAGGCCGAACAGGTCGGTCAGTTTTACGTGCAAAACAACCAGGGCCAGATGGTGCCGCTCTCGACGTTGGTGACGATGCGACCGATCAATGGACCGGAGTTCACGATGCGCTACAACGAATATCGGTCGGCGCAGATCAACGCGATGCCGGCGCCGGGGTACAGCACGAGAGAGGTGATGGCCGCCCTCGAAACGGTGTTCCGCGAAACCATGCCCAAGGAAATGGGCTTCGATTATATGGGCATGTCCTATCAGGAAAAGGTCGCGGCAGAAAGCGTGCCGGCCGCGGTGATCTTCGGCTTCTCGTTGCTGTTCGTCTTCCTTATTCTCGCGGCGCAATACGAAAGCTGGGCCCTGCCGATCAGCGTGCTCCTGGCGACGCCGATCTCCGTCTTCGGCGCCTTCGCCGCTCTGTGGGCAATCGGTTTGGAGAACGACGTGTACTCTCAGATCGGGCTGGTCATGCTCATCGGCCTCAGCGCGAAGAATGCGATTCTGATCGTGGAGTTCGCCAAGATGGAGGTCGAAAAAGGGCGTTCCATCGTCGAGGCGGCCCTGGCCGGGGCGCGTCTCAGGCTGAGGCCGATCCTCATGACGGCCTTCGCCTTCATCCTCGGCGTCTTGCCGCTCGTATTGGCTTCCGGAGCCGGCGCCCATGCCAGGGTGATCTTGGGGTTCACGGTTCTTGGCGGAATGCTGGCCGCCAGCCTGCTCGCGATCTTGGTTATTCCTGTGTTGTATTACATGGTCGAACGATATGCAGCGGGGCGCAGGGTGGGCGCCTCGACGATTATGCCTGTCGTCATTGCAGAACCCGTGAAGGGAGGACACTGA
- a CDS encoding efflux transporter outer membrane subunit, with amino-acid sequence MHCRSLASPKTDLAGLAFRATLAFLAALLPACKMGPDYARPDMPPAESWRMAPATSESIANLSWWELLKDQELQNLIHVALTENQDVRTAVASVDQYRAQLVMTKWDLAPSLSYGASAFVYHTSGGDATTIPGGGGAIVLPGQGGQDSTTFSNTIGFGSLKWELDVWGRLRRAVESSEAQMFAQEENQRAVILSLVGSVGEAYFALRSLDLQVDITKRTLKSWEESVRLSQLRYKQGYIPKLDLDRFEAERAGTAAKLADLERQVVQKENQLNALMGRKPAAITRGLPLTEQPMPPAVPAGLPSELLQRRPDLLQAEQTLAAATANIGVAQAQRFPQLALTGAVGGANANLGGTSIGPLFIQNAAAALSGPLLNATALGYQVSVNEMKARQASLQYEKAVVNAFKEVEDALIAVQKTREQREAQEQQVAALQSALKFADQRYQGGRASYLDVLTSQRSLFEAELALARTLQTQLVSVVQLYTALGGGWSVADHPENNLPDPRVSRRVSNTTH; translated from the coding sequence ATGCATTGCCGGAGCTTGGCTTCTCCGAAGACCGATCTTGCCGGTCTCGCTTTTCGCGCAACTCTCGCGTTTCTCGCGGCGTTGCTGCCAGCGTGCAAGATGGGGCCGGACTATGCGCGCCCCGACATGCCGCCCGCGGAGTCGTGGAGAATGGCGCCGGCGACCTCTGAATCGATCGCGAATCTGTCCTGGTGGGAACTCCTCAAGGACCAGGAGCTACAAAATCTGATCCACGTTGCGCTCACCGAAAATCAAGACGTCCGGACCGCCGTGGCCTCTGTCGATCAATACCGCGCGCAACTCGTCATGACCAAATGGGATTTGGCGCCTTCGCTGTCCTACGGAGCCTCGGCCTTTGTGTATCACACGTCGGGAGGCGACGCGACGACCATCCCGGGCGGCGGCGGCGCGATCGTTCTTCCCGGACAGGGAGGACAGGACAGTACGACTTTTTCGAATACGATCGGGTTCGGCAGTTTGAAGTGGGAACTCGATGTGTGGGGACGGCTGCGGCGCGCCGTCGAGTCGTCCGAGGCGCAGATGTTCGCCCAGGAGGAGAACCAGCGGGCGGTGATTCTGAGTCTCGTCGGCAGCGTCGGCGAGGCCTATTTCGCGCTGCGATCGCTGGACCTTCAGGTCGATATCACCAAACGCACGCTCAAGTCCTGGGAAGAATCCGTCCGGCTCTCTCAGCTTCGCTACAAGCAGGGCTACATTCCGAAGCTGGATCTCGATCGGTTCGAAGCGGAACGAGCAGGCACTGCGGCGAAACTTGCCGATCTCGAAAGGCAGGTCGTTCAGAAGGAAAATCAGCTCAACGCGCTCATGGGCCGCAAGCCTGCGGCCATCACGCGCGGCTTGCCGTTGACGGAGCAACCTATGCCGCCGGCCGTGCCGGCGGGGCTCCCGTCGGAGCTGTTGCAGCGGCGGCCGGACCTGCTGCAAGCGGAACAGACGCTCGCCGCCGCAACCGCCAACATCGGCGTCGCACAGGCGCAGCGCTTTCCGCAACTCGCCTTGACGGGCGCCGTCGGAGGCGCCAACGCGAATCTCGGCGGGACCTCGATCGGACCGCTGTTCATCCAAAACGCCGCGGCGGCGTTGAGCGGTCCATTACTCAACGCCACCGCGTTGGGGTATCAGGTGAGCGTCAACGAAATGAAAGCACGGCAGGCGTCGCTGCAATATGAAAAGGCCGTCGTGAACGCGTTCAAAGAAGTCGAGGATGCGTTGATCGCGGTGCAAAAAACGCGGGAGCAGCGGGAGGCTCAGGAGCAGCAGGTGGCCGCGCTGCAATCGGCCCTCAAGTTCGCCGATCAGCGGTATCAAGGAGGGCGGGCGAGCTATCTCGACGTGCTCACGAGCCAACGAAGTTTGTTCGAAGCGGAATTGGCCTTGGCGCGCACGCTGCAGACGCAACTGGTGTCCGTGGTCCAGCTCTATACGGCGCTGGGCGGGGGCTGGTCGGTGGCGGATCATCCGGAAAACAATCTGCCCGACCCGCGTGTGAGTAGACGAGTCTCGAACACCACGCATTGA
- the cax gene encoding calcium/proton exchanger — protein MKPSTQWLLIFLPTTIVLEHAGSAPTPVIFACAALAIVPLAALIVHSTEHLAARTGDAIGGLLNATFGNMPELIISFAALRAGYGDMVRASIVGGILANLLLAMGTAFLLGGARHHEQKYNPVAARMNGTMMLLAAVSMMVPSAFNRHFAAESGAAKEHLLNIAIAGVLLLAYVLYLVFSLKTHPGSFASVEAGKEAEHQGRGWSVPRALASLIGTSVLAAWMSEMLVGAAEGTGTTLGMSQMFIGIIFIAVVGGAAEIGAAIAMARKNRMDLSVGISMGSSMQIALFVAPVLVLASHFIAPHPLDLSFSQVEGWALFLGVLVGAIVCGDGQSNWFKGVQLITIYMIFALMFYFVPADQH, from the coding sequence ATGAAGCCTTCCACCCAGTGGTTGCTGATCTTTCTACCGACGACGATTGTTCTCGAGCACGCGGGTTCGGCGCCGACGCCGGTCATCTTCGCGTGTGCGGCGCTGGCGATTGTCCCGCTTGCGGCGTTGATCGTGCATTCCACCGAACATTTGGCTGCGCGCACGGGCGACGCGATCGGTGGATTGCTCAACGCGACGTTCGGCAACATGCCAGAACTGATCATCTCGTTCGCGGCTCTCAGGGCAGGCTATGGGGATATGGTGCGGGCTTCCATCGTCGGAGGCATTCTCGCAAATCTTCTCCTCGCCATGGGCACAGCCTTTCTCCTGGGCGGCGCCCGACATCACGAGCAGAAGTACAATCCCGTCGCGGCCCGAATGAACGGCACGATGATGTTGCTGGCAGCTGTCAGCATGATGGTGCCGAGCGCGTTCAATCGTCATTTCGCGGCGGAGAGCGGAGCGGCGAAGGAGCACCTTCTGAACATCGCAATCGCCGGCGTCTTACTGCTCGCGTACGTCCTGTACCTTGTGTTCTCGTTGAAAACACACCCTGGTTCATTCGCCAGCGTAGAAGCAGGGAAGGAGGCGGAGCATCAAGGACGAGGATGGAGTGTCCCGCGGGCGCTCGCAAGCCTGATCGGGACCTCGGTCCTCGCCGCCTGGATGAGCGAGATGCTTGTCGGGGCCGCGGAGGGTACCGGAACAACCCTCGGCATGTCGCAGATGTTCATCGGTATCATCTTCATCGCCGTCGTCGGCGGCGCCGCGGAGATCGGAGCGGCCATTGCCATGGCGCGGAAGAACCGTATGGACTTGTCCGTCGGTATTTCCATGGGCAGTTCCATGCAGATCGCGCTGTTTGTTGCGCCGGTATTGGTGCTCGCGAGTCACTTCATCGCGCCGCATCCGCTCGACTTGTCGTTCAGTCAAGTGGAAGGGTGGGCGCTGTTTCTCGGAGTGCTTGTCGGCGCGATCGTGTGTGGGGACGGTCAGTCCAATTGGTTCAAGGGCGTCCAATTGATCACGATCTATATGATCTTCGCCCTCATGTTCTATTTCGTGCCGGCCGATCAGCACTGA
- a CDS encoding DUF3313 domain-containing protein: MLRFSSILFTVFAALLAGCSPTKQARSVETSGFLGPIYPLMHKGEDGEALLLYKNPKVATIPRGTYKKMLLDHVQVWGPPTTDPDRQARAQKIADLLYTLAYDGMSQDYEMVSEPGPGTLHAQVAITRADPAYVVLRAVSTVPAPMNAFAVASMLKNIGTGKPLFVGDASLELKLSDSQTGEVLGASADRRVGKKRLDADSFDSWDDVHKALEYWVKKARYRLCQERQAQNCLSPE; the protein is encoded by the coding sequence ATGCTCAGATTCTCTTCGATCCTGTTCACGGTGTTCGCGGCACTGCTGGCCGGCTGCTCGCCGACGAAGCAAGCGCGTTCCGTTGAGACGTCCGGGTTTCTCGGTCCCATCTATCCGCTGATGCACAAGGGCGAAGATGGCGAAGCGCTGCTGCTCTACAAGAATCCCAAGGTTGCGACGATCCCGCGCGGCACGTACAAGAAGATGCTGCTGGATCACGTGCAGGTCTGGGGTCCGCCGACGACGGACCCGGATCGCCAAGCCCGCGCGCAAAAGATCGCCGATCTGCTCTACACCCTAGCCTATGACGGCATGTCTCAAGACTACGAGATGGTGTCGGAGCCGGGACCGGGCACATTGCACGCCCAGGTCGCCATCACCAGGGCGGATCCGGCCTACGTGGTCCTTCGGGCGGTCTCGACGGTTCCCGCGCCGATGAACGCCTTTGCGGTGGCGTCGATGCTGAAGAATATCGGAACCGGCAAACCGTTGTTCGTCGGCGACGCCAGTCTTGAGCTGAAGTTGTCCGACTCTCAGACCGGCGAGGTGCTGGGTGCGTCTGCCGATCGACGCGTGGGGAAAAAACGCCTCGACGCCGACTCCTTCGACTCCTGGGACGACGTTCACAAGGCACTCGAGTATTGGGTGAAGAAGGCCAGATATCGCCTGTGCCAAGAGCGTCAGGCGCAGAATTGCCTGTCGCCGGAGTAA
- a CDS encoding efflux RND transporter periplasmic adaptor subunit, with protein MMIVCLAVLAVSGCERKDAVSALAPDVLVTEVIRRDVPIYAEGVGTTAGTIDAQIRAKVQGYLLSRNYVEGAFVKAGDLLFKIDARPYQASFDQLKGELARAEAAYKKTQLDVKRDTPLAKQGAVSQKELDDSIQANEANKASVFAARANLEKAKLNLDWTSIASPVDGVAGIASAQIGDLIMENTALTTVSQVDPIKVLFPISEKMYLRFAERIQRAVAQPAGDHPDRPQLELILADGTLYPHKGKAALPDRQVDIKTGTITIVGYFPNPGNVLRPGQYAKVRAIIENLPGALLVPQRAVQELQGTYHVAVVDAENKIAVRTVKPGARVGNQWVITSGLNQGEQVVVEGLQKVRSGVVVSPKPVPAEPASTDPDRPLTPPPAGT; from the coding sequence ATGATGATCGTTTGCCTTGCCGTGTTGGCGGTCTCAGGCTGCGAGCGCAAGGATGCGGTCTCGGCGCTGGCCCCGGACGTGCTGGTCACGGAAGTGATCCGGCGGGACGTGCCGATCTACGCCGAGGGGGTCGGCACGACGGCCGGCACCATCGATGCGCAGATCCGGGCCAAGGTCCAGGGCTATCTGCTCTCGCGCAACTATGTCGAGGGCGCTTTCGTCAAGGCCGGAGATCTGTTGTTCAAGATCGACGCGCGACCCTACCAGGCGTCCTTCGATCAACTGAAGGGCGAACTGGCCAGGGCGGAAGCGGCCTACAAGAAGACGCAGCTGGATGTGAAGCGGGATACGCCGCTCGCGAAGCAAGGGGCGGTGAGCCAGAAGGAGCTGGACGATTCCATTCAAGCGAACGAGGCCAACAAGGCCTCCGTATTCGCCGCCAGAGCCAACCTGGAGAAGGCCAAGCTGAATCTGGATTGGACGAGCATCGCCTCGCCGGTCGACGGGGTGGCCGGCATCGCCAGCGCCCAGATCGGCGATCTGATCATGGAGAACACCGCTCTGACGACGGTCTCGCAGGTCGATCCCATCAAAGTGCTCTTTCCGATCAGCGAGAAAATGTATCTCCGCTTCGCCGAACGGATACAACGCGCCGTGGCCCAGCCGGCTGGGGACCATCCGGATCGACCTCAGCTGGAATTGATCCTGGCGGACGGAACTCTGTACCCGCACAAGGGGAAGGCGGCGCTTCCGGATCGTCAGGTCGACATCAAGACCGGCACCATTACCATCGTCGGCTATTTCCCAAACCCGGGCAATGTGTTGCGGCCCGGTCAGTATGCGAAGGTGCGCGCGATCATCGAGAATCTTCCGGGAGCGCTTCTCGTGCCGCAGCGCGCGGTTCAGGAACTCCAGGGGACGTATCACGTGGCGGTCGTCGATGCGGAAAACAAAATCGCCGTCCGCACGGTCAAGCCCGGGGCGAGGGTCGGGAATCAGTGGGTGATCACGTCCGGTCTGAACCAGGGAGAACAGGTCGTCGTCGAGGGACTGCAGAAGGTCCGCAGTGGGGTCGTCGTCTCGCCCAAACCGGTTCCCGCCGAACCGGCTTCCACCGATCCGGACCGGCCGCTTACGCCGCCGCCCGCCGGTACCTAA
- a CDS encoding multidrug efflux RND transporter permease subunit, whose protein sequence is MVRFFIHRPIVAMVIAIITVLVGIVSVFRLPVAQFPNLVPPEIQVQTTYLGADALSVEQAVATPLEQQINGVDHMLYMYSTSAGSGQMTLRVAFDLDTDPNTDQVLTQMRQTIAVPQLPEAVQQYGITNPKALSSPLMMLSLYSPKGTYDATFLANYAFININDPLTRVPGVGQVQLFGAGQYAMRLWLKPDQLAKLELTVTDLVNAINQQNTVNPAGQVGAEPVPAGQEFTYTIRAQGRLVTEEEFGNIVVRANQDGSFVRLRDVARAELGAQIYNVLGRLDGAPAAVIAVYQLPGSNAIDTVKRLRSLMDEMKGRFPDDLDYVVSLDTTLAVTEGLHEIFTTLWEAIVLVILVVFLFLQSWRATLIPLLAVPVSLIGTFAIFPLLGFSINTLSLFGLVLAIGLVVDDAIVVVEAVEHHIEQGMGPREATLKAMEEVAGPVVAIALILAAVFVPTAFIPGITGRLYQQFAVTIAVSVLLSAVNALTLSPALAALLLKPKVPMGGLLGRFFGWFNGAFARLTDRYVGWCGGLMQKAGRTLLGLAVVTVVAGLLGARLPGGFVPSEDQGFLYVNVQLPEAASLQRTDRVSRKVEQILHDTPGVASFTVTVGYSFLSQVSTTYNAYFSVNLKPWHERRSREEQYEAILAHVNGELAKLPEAEAFAFSPPPIPGIGTAGGTTMMLEDRVGRGVEFLAEQTKRFLAAARQRPELASVTTTLLPNVPQLFARIDQAKALKQGVALADIYQTLQAFMGGPFVNYFNRFGRQWQVYLLAEGEYRARAENIGQFYVRNNEGQMVPLSTLVSIQPTSGPEFTIRFNEYRAAQINAVPAPGYSSGQAMRALEDVFAATMPGEMGFDYMGMSYQEKTAAQGVSPGIIFGFSLLFVFLILAAQYESWALPFSVLLATPISVFGAFVALWIRGIENDVYSQIGLVMLIGLGAKNAILIVEFAKMEVEQGRSPWDAALAGARLRLRPILMTAFAFILGVMPLALASGAGAQSRIVLGSAVIGGMLAASVLAIFLIPVSFYVVEKLAGRNRVVAATTPPVSPVPVGHLPEQT, encoded by the coding sequence ATGGTCAGGTTCTTCATCCATCGGCCCATCGTGGCCATGGTGATCGCGATCATCACGGTGCTCGTGGGGATCGTCTCGGTGTTCCGCCTCCCCGTCGCGCAATTTCCCAATCTGGTTCCGCCGGAAATTCAAGTCCAAACGACCTATCTGGGCGCCGATGCGCTGTCGGTCGAGCAGGCGGTCGCCACGCCGCTGGAACAACAGATCAACGGCGTGGACCACATGCTCTACATGTATTCCACGAGCGCCGGCAGCGGACAGATGACCCTCCGTGTGGCTTTCGACCTCGATACGGACCCGAATACCGACCAGGTGCTGACGCAAATGCGGCAGACCATCGCCGTCCCGCAGCTCCCGGAGGCCGTCCAGCAGTACGGCATCACGAATCCGAAAGCCCTCAGCAGTCCCTTGATGATGCTCTCGCTCTATTCACCCAAGGGAACCTACGACGCGACGTTTCTCGCCAACTACGCCTTCATCAACATCAATGATCCTCTGACGCGCGTTCCGGGAGTCGGCCAGGTCCAATTGTTCGGCGCGGGTCAGTACGCCATGAGGCTGTGGTTGAAACCGGATCAACTCGCCAAGCTCGAACTGACCGTGACGGATCTGGTCAACGCCATCAACCAGCAGAATACGGTCAACCCGGCTGGTCAGGTGGGAGCCGAGCCGGTCCCGGCCGGTCAAGAGTTTACGTACACCATTCGAGCCCAGGGACGTCTCGTCACCGAAGAAGAGTTCGGCAACATCGTGGTGCGTGCCAATCAGGACGGCTCGTTCGTCCGGTTGCGCGACGTGGCTCGGGCAGAGTTAGGCGCCCAGATCTACAACGTGTTGGGTCGATTGGACGGGGCGCCCGCCGCGGTTATTGCGGTGTACCAATTGCCGGGTTCCAACGCGATCGACACGGTCAAGCGGTTGCGCTCGCTGATGGACGAGATGAAGGGGCGGTTTCCGGACGATCTGGACTACGTGGTGTCGCTGGACACGACGTTGGCGGTGACGGAAGGGCTGCACGAGATCTTCACGACGCTGTGGGAAGCGATCGTGTTAGTGATCCTGGTGGTGTTTCTGTTTTTGCAGAGCTGGCGGGCGACGCTGATCCCGCTCTTGGCGGTGCCGGTGTCGCTGATCGGGACGTTTGCGATCTTTCCGCTGCTGGGCTTCTCCATTAATACGCTTTCGTTATTCGGCCTGGTGCTGGCGATCGGCTTGGTGGTGGATGATGCGATCGTGGTGGTGGAGGCGGTGGAGCATCATATTGAACAGGGGATGGGGCCGCGGGAGGCGACGCTGAAGGCGATGGAGGAGGTGGCGGGGCCGGTGGTGGCGATTGCGTTGATCTTGGCGGCGGTGTTTGTGCCGACGGCGTTTATTCCGGGGATTACGGGGCGGCTGTACCAGCAGTTTGCGGTGACGATTGCGGTGTCGGTGCTGCTGTCGGCGGTGAATGCGTTGACGTTGAGTCCGGCGCTGGCGGCATTGTTGCTGAAGCCGAAGGTGCCGATGGGGGGCTTGCTGGGCCGGTTCTTTGGATGGTTCAACGGGGCGTTCGCGCGGCTGACGGATCGGTATGTGGGGTGGTGCGGGGGGTTGATGCAGAAGGCGGGGCGGACGCTGCTGGGCTTGGCGGTGGTGACCGTGGTGGCCGGGCTGCTCGGCGCCCGCCTGCCCGGCGGGTTCGTGCCCTCCGAAGATCAAGGATTTTTGTATGTGAACGTGCAGCTGCCGGAGGCGGCCTCGTTGCAGCGGACAGACCGCGTGTCCCGGAAGGTCGAACAGATTCTCCATGACACGCCGGGGGTCGCCTCCTTTACCGTGACGGTCGGGTACAGCTTCCTGAGCCAGGTCAGCACGACTTACAACGCCTACTTTTCGGTCAATCTCAAACCGTGGCACGAACGAAGAAGCCGTGAAGAACAGTACGAAGCAATCCTGGCGCACGTGAACGGGGAGTTGGCCAAACTTCCTGAGGCGGAAGCCTTCGCGTTTTCTCCCCCGCCGATCCCAGGCATCGGCACAGCCGGGGGAACGACGATGATGCTCGAAGATCGCGTCGGGCGCGGCGTCGAGTTCCTGGCCGAGCAGACGAAGCGATTCCTCGCCGCGGCGCGGCAGCGTCCGGAATTGGCCAGCGTGACCACGACCCTGCTTCCGAACGTGCCGCAACTCTTTGCGCGGATCGACCAGGCCAAGGCGTTGAAGCAGGGTGTGGCCCTCGCCGACATCTATCAGACCCTTCAGGCGTTCATGGGCGGGCCGTTCGTGAATTACTTTAACCGCTTCGGGCGGCAATGGCAGGTCTACCTGTTGGCGGAGGGAGAATATCGGGCCCGCGCGGAAAACATCGGCCAGTTCTACGTTCGCAACAATGAAGGCCAGATGGTGCCGCTCTCCACCCTGGTGAGCATACAGCCTACTTCCGGGCCGGAATTCACGATCCGGTTCAACGAATATCGTGCAGCGCAGATCAACGCGGTTCCGGCGCCCGGATATAGTTCCGGGCAGGCCATGCGGGCGCTGGAGGACGTGTTTGCCGCGACGATGCCGGGCGAGATGGGCTTCGACTATATGGGCATGTCGTACCAGGAGAAGACGGCGGCGCAGGGCGTCTCGCCGGGGATCATTTTCGGGTTCTCGCTCCTGTTCGTCTTTCTCATTCTCGCGGCGCAATACGAAAGCTGGGCCTTGCCGTTCAGCGTCTTGTTGGCCACGCCGATCTCGGTCTTCGGCGCCTTTGTCGCGCTGTGGATTCGGGGCATCGAAAACGACGTGTACAGCCAGATCGGCCTGGTCATGCTGATCGGCTTGGGCGCGAAGAACGCGATCCTCATCGTCGAGTTCGCCAAGATGGAAGTCGAGCAGGGACGATCTCCCTGGGACGCGGCGCTGGCCGGGGCCCGTCTCCGTCTGCGTCCGATTCTGATGACGGCGTTCGCGTTCATTCTCGGCGTCATGCCGCTGGCCCTGGCATCGGGGGCGGGGGCGCAGTCCAGAATCGTCCTGGGCAGTGCGGTGATCGGCGGCATGCTGGCGGCCAGCGTACTGGCTATCTTTCTGATCCCCGTTTCATTCTATGTCGTCGAAAAACTGGCCGGCCGGAATCGCGTGGTCGCCGCGACGACGCCCCCTGTCTCGCCGGTACCGGTCGGCCATCTACCGGAGCAGACGTGA